A DNA window from Thiobacillus denitrificans ATCC 25259 contains the following coding sequences:
- the cysM gene encoding cysteine synthase CysM — translation MSTYKTIEDTVGNTPLVRLKRLPGETSNIVLVKLEGNNPAGSVKDRPALSMIEQAEARGEIRPGDTLIEATSGNTGIALAMAAAMRGYKMVLIMPEHLSIERRQTMRAFGAELRLVSREAGMEGARDLAIELEKQGVGRVLDQFTNPDNPAAHYRSTGPEIWRDTEGRISHFVSSMGTTGTIMGCSRYLKEQNPAIQIVGVQPTEGAQIPGIRKWPAEYVPKICDPSRVDRMIYVGQQDAEETTRRLAREEGIFAGISSGGALWAALQLSKEVENATIVSIVCDRGDRYLSTGVFPA, via the coding sequence ATGAGCACTTACAAGACCATCGAGGATACGGTCGGCAATACGCCGCTGGTGCGTCTCAAGCGTCTGCCCGGCGAGACGTCGAACATCGTGCTGGTCAAGCTCGAAGGCAACAATCCGGCCGGTTCGGTGAAGGACCGCCCCGCGCTGTCGATGATCGAGCAGGCCGAGGCGCGCGGCGAGATCCGGCCCGGTGACACGCTGATCGAGGCGACCAGCGGCAACACGGGCATCGCGCTCGCGATGGCGGCGGCGATGCGTGGCTACAAGATGGTGCTCATCATGCCCGAGCATCTGTCGATCGAGCGGCGCCAGACCATGCGTGCCTTCGGCGCGGAGTTGCGGCTCGTCAGCCGGGAGGCGGGCATGGAGGGGGCGCGCGATCTGGCGATCGAACTCGAGAAACAGGGCGTCGGCCGCGTCCTCGACCAGTTCACCAACCCCGACAATCCGGCCGCGCATTACCGCAGCACCGGCCCGGAGATCTGGCGCGACACCGAAGGCCGGATCAGCCATTTCGTCTCGAGCATGGGCACGACCGGCACGATCATGGGCTGCTCGCGCTACCTCAAGGAGCAGAACCCCGCGATCCAGATCGTCGGCGTGCAGCCGACCGAAGGCGCGCAGATTCCCGGCATCCGTAAGTGGCCGGCCGAATACGTGCCGAAGATCTGCGACCCGAGCCGCGTCGACCGCATGATCTACGTCGGCCAGCAGGACGCCGAGGAGACGACCCGGCGCCTCGCGCGCGAGGAAGGCATCTTCGCCGGCATCTCTTCGGGCGGCGCGCTGTGGGCCGCGCTGCAACTGTCGAAGGAAGTCGAGAACGCGACCATCGTCTCGATCGTCTGCGACCGCGGCGACCGCTATCTGTCGACCGGCGTGTTCCCCGCGTAA
- the radA gene encoding DNA repair protein RadA has protein sequence MAKAKTVYTCTECGGSSPKWQGQCPACNAWNTLVETIAETAKPRFAALAATSQVQLLHEVEASEESRIATGIGELDRVLGGGLVPGGVTLIGGDPGIGKSTLLLQALAGLAERMGTLYVSGEESARQVALRARRLALPETRLPVLPEIRLEAILAQLAATSPEVAVVDSIQTVYSEALTSAPGSVAQVRECAAQLTRHAKQSGTAVILVGHVTKEGAIAGPRVLEHIVDTVLYFEGDTGSSYRLVRAFKNRFGAVNEIGVFAMTEKGLKGVSNPSAIFLSRHGEPVPGSCVLVTQEGTRPLLVEIQALVDTSHAPNPRRLSVGLEQNRLAMLLAVLHRHAGIACFDQDVFVNAVGGVKISEPAADLAVLAAIVSSLRSQPLPDKLVMFGEVGLAGEIRPVQRGQERLKEAAKLGFTQAIVPAANQPKQKIAGMTVHAVQRLDDAISLFRG, from the coding sequence ATGGCGAAGGCCAAAACGGTTTACACCTGCACCGAGTGCGGCGGCAGCTCGCCCAAATGGCAGGGCCAGTGCCCGGCGTGCAACGCCTGGAACACGCTGGTCGAGACGATCGCCGAGACGGCAAAGCCCCGCTTCGCCGCGCTCGCGGCGACGAGTCAGGTACAGCTGCTGCACGAGGTCGAGGCCTCGGAGGAAAGCCGCATCGCGACAGGGATCGGCGAACTCGACCGCGTCCTGGGCGGCGGCCTCGTCCCGGGCGGCGTCACGCTGATCGGCGGCGACCCGGGCATCGGAAAATCGACGCTGCTGCTGCAGGCGCTCGCCGGGCTGGCGGAGCGCATGGGGACGCTCTACGTCAGCGGCGAGGAATCGGCACGTCAGGTCGCCTTGCGCGCCCGGCGTCTTGCCCTGCCCGAAACGCGGCTGCCGGTTTTGCCCGAGATTCGGCTCGAGGCGATCCTCGCGCAGCTCGCGGCGACCTCGCCCGAGGTCGCCGTCGTCGACTCGATCCAGACCGTTTATTCGGAGGCCCTGACCTCGGCGCCGGGATCGGTCGCGCAGGTGCGCGAGTGCGCGGCGCAGCTCACCCGCCACGCCAAGCAGAGCGGCACCGCGGTCATCCTGGTCGGGCACGTCACCAAGGAAGGCGCGATCGCCGGGCCGCGCGTGCTCGAGCACATTGTCGACACCGTGTTGTACTTCGAGGGGGACACGGGCTCGAGCTACCGCCTCGTGCGCGCGTTCAAGAACCGCTTCGGGGCGGTCAACGAGATCGGCGTGTTCGCGATGACCGAAAAGGGCCTGAAGGGCGTTTCGAACCCCTCGGCAATCTTTCTCTCGCGTCACGGCGAGCCCGTGCCGGGTTCGTGCGTGCTCGTGACGCAGGAAGGAACGCGCCCGCTCCTCGTCGAGATCCAGGCGCTCGTCGACACGAGTCACGCGCCCAATCCACGCCGTCTGAGTGTCGGCCTCGAGCAGAACCGTCTCGCGATGCTACTCGCCGTCTTGCATCGCCACGCCGGCATCGCCTGTTTCGATCAGGACGTCTTCGTCAACGCGGTCGGCGGGGTGAAGATCAGCGAGCCGGCGGCCGACCTCGCCGTCCTGGCCGCGATCGTGTCGTCGCTTAGGAGCCAGCCGCTGCCCGACAAGCTCGTGATGTTCGGCGAAGTGGGGCTCGCCGGCGAGATCCGTCCGGTGCAGCGCGGACAGGAGCGCCTGAAGGAAGCGGCCAAGCTCGGCTTCACCCAGGCCATCGTGCCGGCCGCGAACCAGCCCAAGCAGAAAATCGCCGGCATGACGGTGCACGCGGTGCAGCGTCTCGACGACGCGATCAGCCTGTTCCGCGGCTAG
- a CDS encoding YihY/virulence factor BrkB family protein yields MLSVRSLFVLARKVVSAYIADYAPSMGAAIAYYSAFSLAPLLVIVIAVAGAVFGRDAIQGQIVAQIGGLIGQEGAILVERLVRSASDTEKGLVAGLVSGGVLALGATTVFAELQRALDRIWKVPKSERPSGIWALLRARLLSFGLILGLAFLLMVSLIVSTAIAVFGRWTGALMPGWEVVLQCVNMAISLSITTLLFAMIFKLMPSADVAWRDVWIGAAVTAVLFELGKLLIGLYLGKSALSESFAAAGSLVVLLAWVYYASQIFLLGAEFTKVYADEHGSLKHGQSASRAAAPVVAAKG; encoded by the coding sequence ATGCTGAGTGTTCGCAGTCTGTTCGTCCTCGCCCGCAAGGTGGTGTCCGCCTACATCGCGGACTACGCACCGAGCATGGGCGCCGCCATCGCCTATTACAGCGCGTTCTCGCTCGCCCCGCTTCTGGTGATCGTGATCGCGGTCGCCGGCGCCGTGTTCGGCCGCGATGCCATCCAGGGTCAGATCGTCGCGCAGATCGGCGGACTGATCGGGCAGGAGGGCGCCATCCTCGTGGAACGTCTCGTGCGCAGCGCGAGCGACACGGAAAAAGGGCTGGTCGCCGGCCTCGTCAGCGGCGGCGTCCTGGCACTCGGTGCGACGACCGTCTTTGCCGAACTGCAGCGCGCGCTCGATCGCATCTGGAAGGTGCCGAAATCCGAGAGGCCATCGGGCATCTGGGCGCTGCTGCGCGCACGCCTGCTGTCCTTCGGCCTGATCCTGGGCCTCGCCTTCCTGCTCATGGTGTCGCTGATCGTAAGCACGGCGATCGCGGTGTTCGGCCGATGGACCGGCGCGCTCATGCCGGGATGGGAAGTCGTGCTGCAGTGCGTCAACATGGCGATATCGCTGTCGATCACGACCCTGCTTTTCGCGATGATCTTCAAGCTCATGCCGTCCGCCGACGTCGCATGGCGCGACGTGTGGATAGGCGCGGCGGTGACCGCGGTCCTCTTCGAGCTCGGAAAGCTGCTGATCGGGCTCTACCTCGGCAAAAGCGCGCTCTCCGAATCCTTCGCCGCGGCCGGCTCGCTGGTGGTGCTGCTGGCCTGGGTCTACTATGCCTCGCAGATCTTCCTGCTCGGTGCCGAGTTCACGAAGGTATACGCCGACGAACACGGTTCGCTGAAGCACGGGCAGAGCGCCTCAAGGGCCGCCGCGCCGGTCGTCGCCGCAAAAGGCTAA
- a CDS encoding peptide chain release factor 3 has translation MESASPAPAQAGDPALARDVKKRRTFAIISHPDAGKTTLTEKLLLFGGAIQMAGTVKAKKSGKFATSDWMAVEQERGISVASSVMQFSYGDCVFNLLDTPGHKDFSEDTYRVLTAVDAAIMVVDAAKGVEEQTIKLLEVCRLRDTPIITFINKLDREVREPLELLDEIESILKIHCAPVTWPIGMGKRFQGVYHLIHDEILRFKAGEENAGQQFESLQGLGDAKLRELFPLEADALLSEIELVRGAGAAFDLADFLAGRQTPVFFGSGINNFGVREVLRALSDWAPSPLPRDAVERTVEPTEPKFTGFVFKIQANMDPQHRDRIAFFRVCSGRYSPGMKVRHRRTGKDMKIANAVVFMANERQRSDDAVAGDIIGIHNHGQLQIGDTLTEGEALQFKGIPYFAPELFSKPRLRDPLRAKQLNKGLLELGEEGAVQVFEPFADNTLLIGAVGPLQFEIVAHRLKTEYGVDASFENAGIHTARWVTCPDAQHLAEFTKANSLRLAKDVDGNLVYLADTRVNLTLAQERWPKVAFHDTREHGQLLT, from the coding sequence ATGGAATCCGCTTCCCCCGCACCGGCCCAGGCCGGCGACCCGGCCCTTGCGCGCGACGTCAAGAAGCGCCGCACGTTCGCGATCATCTCCCACCCGGACGCCGGCAAGACGACGCTGACCGAAAAGCTGCTGCTGTTCGGCGGCGCGATCCAGATGGCCGGCACGGTCAAGGCGAAGAAGAGCGGCAAGTTCGCCACCTCGGACTGGATGGCGGTCGAACAGGAGCGCGGCATCTCGGTCGCCTCGTCGGTCATGCAGTTCTCCTACGGCGACTGCGTGTTCAACCTGCTCGACACGCCGGGCCACAAGGACTTCTCGGAAGACACCTATCGCGTGCTGACCGCGGTCGACGCGGCGATCATGGTCGTCGACGCCGCGAAGGGCGTCGAAGAACAGACGATCAAGCTGCTCGAAGTCTGCCGACTGCGCGACACGCCGATCATCACCTTCATCAACAAGCTGGACCGCGAGGTGCGCGAGCCGCTCGAGCTGTTGGACGAGATCGAGTCGATCCTGAAGATCCACTGCGCGCCAGTGACCTGGCCGATCGGCATGGGCAAGCGCTTCCAGGGCGTGTATCACCTGATCCACGACGAGATCCTGCGGTTCAAGGCAGGCGAGGAAAACGCGGGCCAGCAGTTCGAGTCGCTGCAGGGCCTCGGCGACGCGAAGCTGCGCGAGCTCTTTCCGCTCGAGGCCGACGCGCTGCTGTCCGAGATCGAACTCGTTCGCGGGGCCGGCGCGGCCTTCGACCTGGCAGACTTTCTCGCTGGCCGCCAGACGCCCGTGTTCTTCGGCTCCGGCATCAACAACTTCGGCGTGCGCGAGGTGCTGCGCGCACTGTCGGACTGGGCGCCCTCGCCACTGCCGCGCGATGCGGTCGAGCGCACGGTCGAGCCGACCGAACCGAAGTTCACCGGTTTCGTCTTCAAGATTCAGGCCAACATGGACCCGCAGCACCGCGACCGCATCGCGTTTTTCCGCGTCTGCTCTGGCCGCTATTCGCCGGGTATGAAGGTGCGCCACCGGCGCACCGGCAAGGACATGAAGATCGCCAACGCGGTCGTGTTCATGGCCAACGAGCGGCAGCGCTCGGACGACGCCGTCGCGGGCGACATCATCGGCATCCACAACCACGGCCAGCTGCAGATCGGCGACACGCTGACCGAAGGCGAGGCGCTGCAGTTCAAGGGCATCCCCTACTTCGCGCCCGAATTGTTCTCCAAGCCGCGGCTCCGCGATCCCTTGCGCGCCAAGCAGCTCAACAAGGGCCTGCTCGAACTCGGCGAGGAAGGCGCGGTGCAGGTGTTCGAGCCCTTCGCCGACAACACGCTCTTGATCGGCGCAGTCGGCCCGCTGCAGTTCGAGATCGTCGCGCACCGATTGAAGACCGAATACGGCGTCGACGCGAGCTTCGAGAACGCGGGGATTCACACGGCGCGGTGGGTCACCTGCCCCGACGCCCAGCACCTCGCCGAATTCACCAAGGCCAATTCGCTGCGGCTCGCCAAGGACGTCGACGGCAATCTCGTGTATCTGGCCGACACGCGCGTGAACCTCACCCTCGCCCAGGAACGTTGGCCCAAGGTCGCGTTCCACGACACGCGCGAGCACGGACAGCTCCTGACTTGA
- a CDS encoding aspartate kinase — protein sequence MALIVQKYGGTSVANVERIRAVAERVAKFKMLGHQVVVVLSAMSGETNRLIGLAKQIQAEPDPRELDMMVSTGEQVTIALLAMALKDLGLKAKSYTGAQVRILTDDAFTKARILSIDEAKMRRDLDSGHVVVVAGFQGVDEGGNITTLGRGGSDTTGVALAAALKADECQIYTDVDGVYTTDPRIVPEARRLKTVTFEEMLEMASLGSKVLQIRSVEFAGKYKVKLRVLSSFQDEGDGTLITFEENDNMEQAIISGIAFSRDEAKITVVGVPDHPGIAYQILGPVADANVDVDMIVQNVGHANTTDFTFTVHRNDFAKAMSLVKATAATVGAREVTGDDKIAKVSIVGVGMRSHVGIAKKMFETLSKENINLQMISTSEIKISVVVEDKYLELAVRALHQAFELDKATA from the coding sequence ATGGCACTCATCGTACAAAAGTACGGCGGCACCTCGGTCGCCAACGTCGAACGCATCCGCGCCGTGGCCGAACGCGTCGCCAAGTTCAAAATGCTCGGCCACCAGGTCGTGGTCGTGCTCTCGGCGATGTCGGGCGAAACCAACCGCCTGATCGGCCTCGCCAAACAGATCCAGGCCGAACCCGACCCGCGCGAGCTCGACATGATGGTGTCGACTGGCGAGCAGGTCACGATCGCGCTGCTCGCGATGGCGCTCAAGGATCTCGGCCTCAAGGCGAAGAGCTACACCGGCGCCCAGGTGCGCATCCTCACAGACGACGCCTTCACCAAGGCCCGCATTCTCAGCATCGACGAGGCCAAGATGCGGCGCGACCTCGACTCGGGTCACGTCGTCGTCGTCGCGGGCTTCCAAGGCGTCGACGAGGGCGGCAACATCACGACCTTGGGACGGGGCGGCTCTGACACCACCGGCGTCGCGCTCGCGGCCGCGCTCAAGGCCGACGAATGCCAGATCTATACCGACGTCGACGGCGTCTATACGACCGACCCACGCATCGTCCCCGAAGCACGGCGGCTGAAGACCGTGACGTTCGAGGAAATGCTCGAAATGGCGAGCCTCGGCTCCAAGGTGCTGCAGATCCGCTCGGTCGAGTTCGCAGGCAAGTACAAGGTCAAACTGCGCGTGCTGTCGAGCTTTCAGGACGAAGGCGACGGCACGCTCATCACATTCGAGGAAAACGACAACATGGAACAGGCCATCATCTCGGGCATCGCCTTCAGCCGTGACGAAGCGAAGATCACTGTCGTCGGCGTGCCGGACCATCCGGGCATCGCCTATCAGATTCTTGGCCCCGTCGCCGACGCCAACGTCGACGTCGACATGATCGTGCAGAACGTCGGTCACGCCAACACCACCGACTTCACCTTCACCGTGCACCGCAACGACTTCGCCAAGGCGATGAGCCTCGTCAAGGCGACCGCCGCGACGGTCGGCGCACGCGAAGTCACCGGTGACGACAAGATCGCCAAGGTGTCGATCGTCGGTGTCGGCATGCGCTCGCACGTCGGCATCGCGAAAAAGATGTTCGAGACGCTGTCGAAGGAAAACATCAACCTGCAGATGATCTCGACCTCCGAGATCAAGATCTCGGTCGTGGTCGAGGACAAGTACCTCGAACTCGCCGTGCGCGCGCTGCACCAGGCCTTCGAACTGGACAAGGCGACGGCCTGA
- the rlmD gene encoding 23S rRNA (uracil(1939)-C(5))-methyltransferase RlmD, whose product MNPVVDILSLDHEGHGVARLDGKVTFVDGALAGERAEIAIFRKHAKYNSANAVAILAPSAQRAEPRCRYFGRCGGCSMQHLEPSAQVAAKQRVLEENLARIGKVRPSVLLPALHGPSWGYRGRARLSVRRVEKKGGVLVGFHEKRSSFIADMASCEVLAPGVSALIQPLRELIGRLSNADRIPQIEVAAGEHVIVLVFRLLEPWNDDDAAHVRAFADAHHVQVWEQRKGPETARPFWPDIAPELSYGLPEFGLVMPFRPTEFTQVNSAINRALVSRALRLLDPRPGERIADLFCGLGNFTLPIAHRGADVLGIEGSTELVARARENALRNALPHARFEVDNLFEMTPEKFAALGPFDKLLIDPPRSGAIEVVKSLPEAGAPRRIVYVSCDPATLARDAEVLVHVKGYRLEAAGVANMFPHTAHVESIALFER is encoded by the coding sequence ATGAATCCGGTCGTCGACATCCTTTCCCTCGATCACGAGGGCCACGGCGTCGCACGCCTCGACGGCAAGGTCACCTTCGTCGACGGCGCGCTGGCCGGCGAGCGCGCGGAAATCGCGATCTTTCGCAAGCACGCCAAGTACAACTCGGCCAATGCGGTCGCGATTCTCGCGCCCAGCGCGCAGCGCGCAGAACCGCGTTGCCGCTATTTCGGCCGCTGCGGCGGCTGCTCGATGCAGCATCTCGAGCCGAGCGCCCAGGTCGCGGCCAAGCAACGCGTGCTCGAGGAAAACCTCGCCCGCATCGGCAAGGTCCGCCCCAGTGTCCTGCTGCCGGCGCTGCACGGCCCGAGCTGGGGCTACCGCGGCCGCGCGCGCCTCTCGGTGCGCCGCGTCGAGAAGAAAGGCGGCGTGCTGGTGGGCTTTCACGAGAAGCGCTCGAGCTTCATCGCCGACATGGCCAGCTGCGAGGTGCTCGCCCCCGGCGTGTCGGCCCTGATCCAGCCGCTGCGCGAGCTGATCGGCCGCCTGTCGAACGCCGACCGCATCCCGCAGATCGAAGTCGCCGCCGGCGAACACGTCATCGTGCTGGTGTTCCGCCTGCTCGAACCCTGGAACGACGACGATGCGGCGCACGTTCGCGCATTCGCCGACGCGCACCACGTGCAGGTCTGGGAGCAGCGCAAGGGTCCGGAGACCGCGCGCCCGTTCTGGCCCGACATCGCGCCGGAATTGAGCTACGGCCTGCCCGAATTCGGGCTGGTAATGCCTTTCCGGCCGACCGAGTTCACCCAAGTCAACAGTGCGATCAACCGCGCGCTCGTGAGCCGCGCGCTGCGCCTGCTCGACCCGCGGCCAGGCGAACGCATCGCCGACCTGTTCTGCGGCCTCGGCAACTTCACGCTGCCGATCGCGCACCGCGGCGCCGACGTCCTCGGCATCGAGGGCAGCACGGAGCTCGTCGCCCGGGCGCGCGAAAACGCCCTGCGCAACGCCCTGCCCCACGCGCGATTCGAGGTCGACAACCTGTTCGAGATGACGCCGGAAAAATTCGCCGCGCTCGGGCCCTTCGACAAGCTGTTGATCGACCCCCCGCGCTCGGGCGCGATCGAGGTCGTGAAGTCGCTGCCGGAGGCCGGCGCGCCCCGCCGCATCGTCTACGTTTCCTGCGATCCAGCGACGCTCGCACGCGATGCCGAGGTGCTCGTCCACGTCAAGGGCTACCGGCTGGAAGCGGCCGGCGTCGCCAACATGTTCCCTCACACCGCGCACGTCGAATCGATCGCGCTATTCGAGCGCTAA
- a CDS encoding 3'-5' exonuclease, whose translation MHPTLVFDIETIPDLAGFAAVHGIDESALPQAELAEMALLARRQKTGSDFMPHHLHRIVAISCVLRSGDQLRVWSLGENDSGEAELIHRFYDGIERYTPQLVSWNGGGFDLPVLHYRSLSHGVAAPRYWDWGDDDKEFKWNNYLGRYHTRHLDLMDVLAMYQPRASAPLDQMAKLCGFPGKLGMDGSKVLETFQNGDIESIRNYCETDVMNTWLVYLRFQKIRGTLSEAAYLAEIALARATVEAHPAAHWREFLAAWA comes from the coding sequence ATGCACCCGACCCTCGTATTCGACATTGAGACCATTCCCGACCTGGCCGGCTTCGCCGCGGTCCACGGGATAGACGAGTCGGCGCTGCCGCAAGCCGAACTCGCGGAAATGGCATTGCTCGCGCGCCGACAGAAGACCGGCAGCGACTTCATGCCGCATCACTTGCACCGCATCGTCGCGATTTCCTGCGTGCTGCGCAGCGGCGATCAGTTGCGTGTCTGGTCGCTCGGGGAGAACGACAGCGGCGAGGCCGAACTGATTCATCGCTTCTACGACGGAATCGAACGTTACACGCCGCAACTCGTCTCGTGGAACGGCGGCGGCTTCGACCTTCCCGTTCTCCACTACCGCAGCCTCAGCCATGGGGTGGCGGCGCCGCGCTACTGGGACTGGGGCGACGACGACAAGGAATTCAAGTGGAACAACTACCTCGGCCGCTACCACACGCGTCACCTCGACCTGATGGACGTGCTTGCGATGTACCAGCCGCGCGCGAGCGCGCCGCTCGACCAGATGGCGAAGCTGTGTGGCTTCCCCGGCAAGCTCGGGATGGATGGCTCCAAGGTGCTCGAAACGTTTCAAAACGGCGACATCGAGTCGATCCGCAACTACTGCGAGACCGACGTCATGAACACCTGGCTCGTCTATCTGCGTTTCCAGAAGATACGCGGCACGCTTTCCGAAGCCGCCTACCTCGCTGAAATCGCGCTTGCGCGCGCCACCGTCGAGGCGCATCCCGCGGCGCACTGGCGGGAGTTTCTCGCGGCCTGGGCATGA
- a CDS encoding HDOD domain-containing protein — translation MTSDASPPSHIVGGGINTGDSEQPVAVTQMLGAASSAPVREEALRERFLSFDPLFDATSRLVAHELVLRGRTAAPDAAPELRQMDEDMLLTGLYSLTQDGLSEALPLLVRISTGVLFSEIPREINQRQLIWCVRLSSSRDLARALALQDAGLNFCPTLDRGDAVVQDSASAWPYLACHADDVRPRTSARLIVEGIRNAPALARWPVDAWFRGSFFSGDTQPVASSHELAMQLDLLAIALREPVDTLAQFFRLNPNMAQRFLAIANSPVGGLSRPAESAAHALVMLGGPRARRVAALLALAGGAPGDASRHYAVTALTRALFMGKITRLGAPAESAAAAFEIGLLSTATYALSLPVESLIRRLGLSATSARALSAHPSAEGRLLQLTYACESNDAETLARFAQQLGVPLHQISVAYLDALIAASALDVALH, via the coding sequence ATGACCTCAGACGCATCCCCTCCGTCCCACATCGTCGGCGGAGGCATCAATACCGGCGACTCGGAGCAACCCGTCGCCGTGACCCAGATGCTCGGCGCCGCCAGCAGCGCGCCCGTGCGTGAAGAAGCGCTGCGCGAACGGTTCTTGTCCTTCGACCCTCTGTTCGACGCGACGTCCCGGCTGGTCGCCCACGAACTCGTCTTGCGCGGCCGCACCGCCGCCCCGGACGCTGCGCCGGAACTCCGGCAGATGGACGAGGACATGCTGTTGACGGGCCTGTATTCGTTGACGCAGGACGGCCTTTCCGAAGCGTTGCCGCTGCTGGTCCGAATCAGTACAGGCGTGCTGTTCAGCGAGATCCCGCGCGAGATCAACCAGCGCCAGCTGATCTGGTGCGTGCGTCTTTCCAGTTCCCGCGATCTCGCGCGGGCACTGGCCCTGCAGGACGCCGGCCTCAATTTCTGTCCGACGCTCGACCGCGGCGACGCCGTCGTGCAGGACAGCGCGTCGGCCTGGCCCTATCTCGCCTGCCATGCTGACGACGTGCGGCCGAGGACGAGTGCCCGCCTGATCGTCGAAGGGATTCGCAACGCGCCGGCCCTCGCGCGCTGGCCCGTCGACGCGTGGTTCCGCGGCAGCTTCTTTTCCGGCGACACCCAACCCGTAGCGAGCAGCCACGAGTTGGCCATGCAGCTCGACCTGCTGGCGATCGCGCTGCGCGAGCCCGTCGACACACTCGCGCAGTTCTTTCGCCTCAACCCGAACATGGCCCAGCGTTTCCTCGCGATCGCCAACTCGCCGGTGGGCGGGCTGAGCCGGCCCGCCGAGTCGGCGGCCCACGCACTCGTCATGCTCGGCGGGCCGCGCGCACGTCGCGTGGCCGCCTTGCTTGCGCTCGCCGGCGGGGCGCCGGGCGATGCGAGCCGCCACTATGCCGTGACCGCACTCACGCGTGCGCTGTTCATGGGCAAGATCACCCGGCTCGGCGCACCGGCCGAGAGCGCGGCGGCCGCGTTCGAGATCGGCCTGCTGTCGACCGCCACCTATGCCCTTTCCCTGCCGGTGGAGAGTCTGATACGCAGGCTCGGCCTGTCGGCGACGAGCGCGCGCGCCTTGAGCGCCCACCCTTCCGCCGAGGGCAGGCTGCTGCAGTTGACTTACGCCTGCGAGAGCAACGATGCCGAGACCCTGGCGCGCTTTGCCCAGCAGCTCGGCGTTCCGCTGCACCAGATATCGGTCGCCTATCTCGACGCGCTGATCGCCGCGTCGGCCCTCGATGTCGCGCTGCATTGA
- a CDS encoding DUF4139 domain-containing protein: protein MFRNTRLLGTAIAGLAVAGLSAGASATNDIVSRVADRESVALTLYADDLALIKDVRRVRLGPDMNRLSWLDVAAQLRPETVRLRNLSDPAGFRVSEQAFDFDLLTPERLIEHYVGREVGVIRTHPGTGAESREKATLLTSRGGVVLQFPDRVETGMPARLAFPAVPDALHTAPALVFSLADARAGAQRLELSYLTTGLSWRADYVVELRDDGAHLDLDGWVTLVNQSGAAYRDARLQFVAGTLNRVRDGAQPLARESMSLGAKSAGGAYLQPEPLAGHHLYTLPQPTSLAENQTKQVALLRAARVPVRKELVLQGVGHIYTGRYPAPSQPAHVGMFLEFENRGAGLGLPLPAGVVRVYEQDARGSSQFVGEDRIGHTPRNESLRLTLGEAFDHTAERRQTAFEQRPGTQRDAAVYESAHEIVLKNAGKETATVTVREPIPGDWEILSESRPHARPDAGTAEWKLRVPGGGKATLVYRVRVKGLMQ from the coding sequence ATGTTCCGTAACACGAGGCTGCTCGGCACGGCGATCGCCGGCCTGGCCGTGGCGGGCCTGTCCGCAGGCGCGTCCGCCACGAACGATATCGTCAGCCGGGTCGCCGACCGCGAGAGCGTCGCACTCACGCTCTACGCCGACGATCTCGCCCTGATCAAGGACGTCCGCCGCGTCCGCCTGGGTCCCGACATGAACCGCCTGAGTTGGCTCGACGTCGCCGCGCAGCTTCGCCCGGAGACGGTGCGCTTGCGCAATCTGTCCGATCCCGCCGGCTTTCGGGTCAGCGAGCAGGCCTTCGATTTCGACCTGCTGACGCCAGAAAGACTGATCGAGCACTACGTCGGGCGCGAAGTCGGTGTCATCCGAACACATCCGGGCACGGGCGCCGAAAGCCGCGAGAAGGCGACGCTGCTGACGAGCCGCGGCGGCGTCGTGCTGCAGTTCCCCGACCGCGTCGAAACAGGAATGCCGGCCCGGCTCGCATTTCCCGCCGTGCCCGACGCGCTCCACACGGCGCCCGCACTCGTCTTTTCGCTCGCCGACGCGCGGGCGGGCGCGCAGCGGCTCGAGCTTTCGTATCTGACGACGGGCCTCTCGTGGCGCGCGGATTACGTCGTGGAACTCCGCGACGATGGGGCGCATCTGGATCTCGACGGTTGGGTGACGCTGGTCAACCAGAGTGGCGCCGCCTATCGCGACGCCCGGCTGCAGTTCGTCGCCGGCACGCTCAACCGCGTCCGCGACGGGGCGCAGCCGCTGGCGCGCGAGTCGATGTCGCTCGGCGCGAAGTCCGCGGGTGGCGCGTATCTGCAGCCCGAGCCGCTGGCCGGCCATCATCTCTATACGCTGCCGCAGCCGACGAGCCTCGCGGAAAACCAGACCAAGCAGGTCGCACTCCTGCGCGCGGCGCGCGTGCCGGTCAGGAAGGAACTCGTGCTGCAGGGCGTCGGCCACATCTATACGGGCCGCTATCCGGCCCCGTCGCAGCCGGCGCACGTCGGCATGTTCCTCGAATTTGAAAACCGGGGCGCCGGCCTCGGGCTGCCCTTGCCTGCGGGCGTCGTGCGCGTCTACGAGCAGGATGCCCGTGGCAGCAGCCAGTTCGTCGGCGAGGACCGGATCGGCCACACGCCGAGGAACGAATCGCTCCGGCTGACGCTCGGCGAAGCCTTCGACCACACCGCCGAACGCAGGCAGACGGCTTTCGAGCAACGGCCCGGCACGCAGCGTGACGCCGCCGTCTACGAGTCGGCGCATGAAATCGTGTTGAAGAACGCAGGGAAGGAAACGGCGACCGTCACGGTCCGCGAGCCGATCCCCGGCGACTGGGAGATACTTTCCGAGTCGCGGCCGCACGCGCGACCCGACGCCGGCACCGCCGAGTGGAAGCTGCGCGTGCCGGGCGGCGGCAAAGCGACGCTCGTTTATCGCGTGCGCGTCAAGGGCCTGATGCAGTAG